The following are from one region of the Gloeomargarita lithophora Alchichica-D10 genome:
- a CDS encoding antitoxin family protein, whose amino-acid sequence MPQQALKAIYRNGTFILQSAFELPEGTEVELLVQSPHAVSPLLSSVEVKKQFLKSLVERMQQNPIPLNAPHFTRDMLHERR is encoded by the coding sequence ATGCCTCAACAAGCTCTGAAAGCAATTTACCGTAACGGCACTTTCATTCTTCAATCAGCTTTCGAGTTACCGGAAGGAACCGAGGTTGAATTGTTGGTTCAGTCTCCCCACGCTGTATCACCACTGCTTTCTAGTGTAGAAGTTAAAAAACAATTTCTCAAATCTCTAGTGGAGCGAATGCAGCAAAATCCGATTCCGCTCAATGCTCCTCATTTCACACGGGATATGCTGCATGAACGCCGTTGA
- a CDS encoding TetR/AcrR family transcriptional regulator — protein MQPTDTKTQILDVAQDLIQRLGVNGMSYQDISAVVGIRKASIHTHFPRKEDLVTALLVRYRERFLRIVDGILASGDEPEVKLRRYCGLYEATLSSGNRNKVCLYAMLGAELNVLNSPLVVQIQQFYRDNEDRLVHLLTEGKQRGDFRFPGDVDTMATLVFGSLEGEMLIARAHGGAERFHQVVEQLLRLIKGHL, from the coding sequence ATGCAACCCACGGACACCAAAACCCAAATCCTCGATGTGGCTCAAGACCTGATCCAACGGTTGGGGGTGAATGGTATGAGCTATCAGGATATTAGTGCCGTCGTGGGGATTCGCAAGGCCAGTATCCATACCCATTTTCCCCGCAAGGAGGATTTGGTAACGGCATTGCTGGTGCGTTATCGGGAGCGGTTTTTGCGGATCGTGGATGGGATTTTAGCTTCGGGTGATGAACCAGAAGTCAAACTCCGCCGTTACTGCGGTCTGTACGAAGCCACCCTGAGCAGTGGCAACCGGAACAAGGTCTGTCTGTACGCCATGTTGGGTGCGGAATTAAATGTGCTCAATAGTCCATTGGTTGTCCAGATTCAGCAGTTTTATCGGGATAATGAGGACCGGTTGGTACACCTGCTTACGGAGGGCAAACAACGGGGGGATTTTCGCTTCCCTGGGGATGTGGACACGATGGCCACTTTGGTCTTTGGGTCACTCGAAGGGGAAATGCTGATCGCCCGGGCGCACGGGGGGGCAGAACGATTCCATCAGGTGGTGGAGCAGTTGCTCCGATTGATTAAAGGACACCTCTAA
- the nrtS gene encoding nitrate/nitrite transporter NrtS, which produces MQCHECWSLMGLEREAFAENLRRELPAHQENWTANLSQFLQTQWQSYRLAIVVSALMITLNHGTALVRGQMTKQRWLSLALGFMVPLVVNRYQPRR; this is translated from the coding sequence ATGCAGTGCCATGAATGTTGGTCATTGATGGGTTTAGAACGGGAGGCATTTGCTGAGAATTTACGCCGGGAATTGCCTGCTCATCAGGAGAATTGGACGGCTAATCTCAGTCAATTTCTCCAAACCCAATGGCAGTCCTATCGCTTAGCAATAGTCGTCAGTGCTTTGATGATCACACTCAATCATGGCACCGCTCTGGTACGAGGTCAAATGACCAAACAACGTTGGTTATCCCTGGCACTTGGATTTATGGTGCCCCTGGTGGTCAATCGTTATCAGCCTCGGCGGTGA
- a CDS encoding type II toxin-antitoxin system PemK/MazF family toxin: protein MTDQLKRGEVWLVNLNPTQGSEQAGIRPVIIFQNDIVSQFSTTIIAIPLTTNQRRASLPICILIEQGDGGLSQDSVALCFQIRVLDKTRLIRKLGQLSAETIAQLEEVMLVTLGYDV from the coding sequence ATGACCGACCAGCTTAAACGGGGAGAAGTTTGGTTGGTAAATCTTAATCCTACTCAAGGTTCTGAGCAAGCAGGTATTCGTCCTGTCATCATTTTTCAAAATGATATTGTCTCTCAGTTTTCCACAACAATCATTGCAATTCCCCTAACTACAAACCAGCGTCGCGCCTCATTACCGATTTGTATACTGATTGAGCAGGGAGATGGTGGATTATCACAGGATTCAGTTGCATTGTGTTTTCAAATTCGAGTACTGGATAAGACTCGGTTAATTCGGAAGTTAGGTCAACTTAGTGCTGAAACGATTGCTCAACTAGAAGAAGTAATGTTGGTAACGTTAGGATACGATGTATAA
- a CDS encoding type II toxin-antitoxin system HicA family toxin encodes MRLPRDITGEALVKALKRFGYKIVRQTGSHIRLTTQSGGEHHITIPHHSPLKSGTLNAILKDIAAHFKISRDDLLKQLFD; translated from the coding sequence ATGAGGCTCCCCCGTGACATCACAGGTGAAGCATTGGTAAAAGCCCTTAAAAGATTCGGTTATAAAATAGTACGACAAACAGGAAGTCATATTCGTTTGACTACGCAAAGTGGGGGGGAACACCACATTACCATTCCCCATCACTCACCCCTAAAATCTGGAACCCTCAACGCCATCCTCAAAGATATTGCGGCTCATTTCAAAATTAGCCGTGATGACTTGCTCAAACAATTATTTGATTAG
- a CDS encoding sensor histidine kinase, giving the protein MTLQIQAGAAVDGVLQSVLTQIQPAWKAHHISLYRGQQKLLTAGEPAGNVPLPNTWQVQKIPSESGETWCWPVLVRQQGWGWLVGHWDTSPRKKIVPQGELLTAHIGLIIQASPASNYPLPLPTTEEEPYQFLLNVLPIGIAITNAAGSCIYVNEYLSQQLWQMPSDEMLGWNWTDAIHPDDREQVTQSWQRAIDTPIHEYAEEYRLQRRDGAVIWVRDQALVLRNPHGDIAGFICISTDITEAKNLQTRLTTSEQKYRQIVNYQTDFLAYSLPDGTVTFANPYLYQCLGYNIKQEEIIGLTWEQAIPDAEDLQILAQKIQEITPQNPIFTHTNPIRGKQGQILYAEWINLGVFDEQGTLLMIQSIGRDITLLRQKESELRESQQQFATLLQNMPGMVYRYHPATDEQPHRFSYVSDYAEEIFELKPAQIMENPTMVWMNFTHPEDLNLLLTSIQEAVSQSAPWHCQWRTITPTGKLKWLEGRSQMRQDHKEAFWDGIVMDITKLKNTELALAENQKLLENILTNLPITIWRYQLWPDGREALPYVSTGSGDLYGIPSEQAQQNVQALWDLVVPEDVPRIRASTAESQQNLTLWQAEFRIVTPQGECKWLRGQGQPQRQPDGSTVWDSIMIDITPRKQAEIALNHWNQELEQRIQERTFILQKQAQSEGLLRLIIETIYESSDITKTLPIVLDETRATLACDRLVVYQFNPDWTGYFLAESVADGWVSVVNGAMTTLSDHCLEETQGGRFQQHYILVSNDIYQSGFSPCHIALLEQFQARAHIIVPIFLEQKLWGLLAAYQNDAPRIWQTNEIETLKHVGLHLAIALRQAELYKTSQAQVVELQKLNQLKDEFLSTVSHELRSPMHNIGMAIKMLELRLQKSGVLENSELGIERYLDILKSATQRETELINDLLDLARLNADAVDLIFAPVDIQQILSKLLPAITERTCDQNQHLNLQLPEHLCPIETHADSLERILQELLHNACKYTPKEETITLAIDCESENYYQFQVINTGVAIPPEERDRVFDNFYRIPNHDPWQYGGTGLGLALVKKLVERLHGEIHLISQNNSTEFRVNLPISSPTKGR; this is encoded by the coding sequence ATGACCCTCCAAATCCAGGCGGGGGCGGCGGTAGATGGCGTTTTGCAGTCTGTATTGACGCAAATTCAACCGGCCTGGAAAGCGCACCATATTTCCCTCTACCGGGGTCAGCAAAAGCTACTAACCGCCGGGGAACCTGCGGGGAATGTGCCATTACCCAATACCTGGCAAGTGCAGAAAATTCCAAGTGAATCCGGGGAAACCTGGTGTTGGCCGGTGCTGGTGCGTCAGCAGGGGTGGGGCTGGTTGGTAGGCCATTGGGATACCAGCCCCAGAAAAAAAATTGTGCCCCAGGGGGAATTATTGACCGCCCATATCGGTTTGATTATTCAGGCATCCCCAGCCTCAAATTATCCTTTGCCCCTGCCCACCACCGAGGAGGAACCCTATCAATTTTTGCTCAATGTTTTACCGATTGGTATTGCGATAACCAATGCGGCGGGCAGTTGTATTTATGTGAATGAATATCTCAGCCAACAGTTGTGGCAAATGCCCTCCGATGAAATGCTGGGATGGAATTGGACAGATGCGATCCACCCCGATGACCGGGAACAGGTAACCCAATCCTGGCAACGGGCGATTGATACACCAATCCACGAATACGCAGAAGAATATCGCCTGCAACGCCGGGATGGTGCGGTAATTTGGGTACGGGATCAGGCGCTGGTGTTACGCAATCCTCATGGGGATATAGCGGGTTTTATTTGTATATCTACAGATATTACCGAGGCGAAAAACCTCCAGACCAGGCTGACCACAAGTGAACAAAAATATCGCCAGATTGTAAACTATCAAACGGATTTTTTAGCCTATTCTTTACCAGATGGAACAGTTACATTCGCCAACCCATACCTCTACCAATGCTTGGGCTATAATATCAAACAAGAAGAAATAATTGGCTTAACTTGGGAACAGGCGATTCCAGATGCAGAAGATTTGCAAATTTTAGCGCAAAAAATCCAAGAAATTACCCCTCAAAATCCTATTTTCACCCACACGAATCCGATCCGGGGTAAACAGGGTCAAATTTTGTATGCGGAATGGATCAATCTGGGGGTTTTTGATGAACAGGGTACATTATTAATGATTCAATCCATTGGCCGAGATATTACCCTATTACGGCAGAAAGAATCAGAATTGCGGGAAAGTCAACAACAATTTGCCACCCTACTCCAAAATATGCCGGGGATGGTCTATCGTTATCACCCCGCTACCGATGAGCAACCCCATCGCTTTAGCTATGTGAGTGACTATGCTGAAGAAATCTTTGAACTGAAACCAGCACAAATCATGGAAAATCCAACAATGGTTTGGATGAATTTTACGCATCCAGAGGATTTGAATTTGTTACTCACTTCGATTCAAGAAGCAGTTTCCCAATCTGCACCTTGGCATTGTCAATGGCGTACAATCACCCCTACAGGAAAATTGAAATGGCTAGAAGGACGTTCCCAGATGCGTCAGGATCACAAGGAAGCATTTTGGGATGGGATTGTTATGGATATTACTAAACTCAAAAACACAGAATTAGCTCTCGCAGAAAACCAAAAATTACTGGAAAATATCCTCACCAATTTACCCATAACCATCTGGCGGTATCAGCTTTGGCCCGATGGCCGGGAGGCTTTGCCTTATGTGAGTACCGGGTCTGGGGATTTGTATGGTATTCCCTCAGAACAGGCACAGCAAAATGTACAAGCTTTATGGGATTTGGTCGTTCCCGAAGATGTACCCCGTATCCGTGCGTCAACGGCAGAGTCCCAGCAGAATTTAACCCTTTGGCAGGCGGAATTTCGCATCGTCACCCCCCAAGGCGAATGTAAATGGTTGCGGGGGCAAGGTCAACCCCAACGACAACCCGATGGCAGTACGGTCTGGGATTCCATAATGATAGACATCACCCCGCGCAAGCAAGCGGAAATAGCTCTCAACCACTGGAATCAAGAATTAGAACAACGCATTCAAGAACGTACTTTTATCCTCCAAAAACAAGCCCAGTCGGAAGGTTTATTACGTTTAATTATTGAAACCATCTATGAATCATCTGATATTACAAAAACCTTGCCTATTGTCCTCGATGAAACCCGTGCTACCCTCGCCTGTGACCGGCTGGTGGTCTATCAATTTAACCCCGATTGGACGGGCTATTTTTTGGCCGAATCCGTAGCAGATGGCTGGGTATCGGTGGTGAATGGAGCTATGACCACCCTCTCTGACCATTGTTTAGAGGAAACCCAAGGCGGGCGGTTTCAACAGCATTATATTTTGGTGAGTAATGACATTTACCAATCCGGGTTTAGCCCCTGCCATATCGCCCTCCTAGAGCAATTTCAAGCCCGTGCCCACATCATCGTTCCGATCTTTTTAGAACAAAAACTCTGGGGTCTTTTGGCCGCTTACCAAAACGATGCGCCCCGCATTTGGCAAACCAATGAAATAGAGACTCTCAAACACGTTGGTTTACACTTGGCGATTGCTTTGCGTCAAGCGGAATTATACAAAACCAGCCAAGCCCAGGTCGTTGAACTGCAAAAATTAAACCAACTCAAGGATGAATTTCTCAGCACCGTTTCCCACGAATTGCGCTCCCCTATGCACAATATCGGCATGGCGATCAAAATGCTAGAGTTGCGTTTGCAAAAATCAGGGGTTTTAGAAAATTCAGAATTGGGCATCGAACGCTATCTGGATATTCTTAAATCCGCAACCCAACGGGAAACCGAGCTTATTAATGATTTGTTAGATTTAGCTCGATTAAATGCCGATGCGGTTGATCTGATATTTGCGCCGGTGGATATTCAGCAAATTTTGAGTAAACTTTTACCAGCAATTACCGAGCGTACCTGCGACCAAAATCAACACCTGAACCTACAATTACCAGAACATTTGTGCCCCATAGAAACCCATGCGGATTCCCTAGAGCGCATCCTGCAAGAACTGTTGCACAATGCCTGCAAATATACCCCCAAAGAGGAAACTATTACCCTAGCAATTGACTGCGAATCCGAAAATTATTATCAATTTCAAGTGATCAACACCGGGGTTGCCATCCCCCCAGAGGAACGGGATCGCGTATTTGATAACTTTTATCGCATCCCCAACCATGACCCTTGGCAATACGGGGGCACGGGTTTAGGCTTGGCTTTAGTGAAAAAATTGGTAGAGCGATTGCACGGAGAAATTCATTTGATTAGCCAAAATAATAGTACCGAATTTCGGGTGAACCTACCCATTAGTTCTCCTACAAAAGGAAGATAA
- a CDS encoding PepSY domain-containing protein — protein MKIPTVSARKLRSLAFHSHRWLGLVGGLLLCIAGLTGAVLVFWHEIDHWVIAQRFGQVIRIGEPVAVAAIADRIKSAYSNPTQLALACVP, from the coding sequence ATGAAAATACCTACGGTAAGTGCCCGAAAACTTCGTTCTCTTGCTTTTCATTCCCACCGTTGGCTGGGCTTAGTTGGTGGCCTATTGCTATGTATTGCTGGGCTAACAGGTGCAGTGCTGGTGTTTTGGCATGAAATTGACCATTGGGTTATCGCCCAGCGATTTGGTCAGGTTATTCGTATAGGTGAACCCGTAGCAGTTGCCGCAATTGCTGACAGGATAAAATCTGCCTATAGCAATCCCACCCAATTGGCGTTAGCCTGCGTGCCGTAG
- a CDS encoding dioxygenase family protein, translating into MVRMPSVFVSHGAPDLALHPSLAHSFLRQLGQTLGRPAGILVLSAHWLTLVPTVSRAVQMATIHDFGGFAPALYQFQYPAPGAPDLAERVQTLLNVQGVSTTSHLTRGLDHGAWSPLMLMYPQADIPVTQLAIQPRLSPTYHWQIGRALAPLRDAGILILGSGALTHNLSHFGTYPLDAPPVTWAQQFDDWVYEQLMDRQVQSLLDYGQLAPHAQHNHPSPEHLLPLFVALGAGGNDPEIKPLHRSFTYGVFSMASYSFS; encoded by the coding sequence ATGGTACGGATGCCCAGTGTATTTGTGTCTCACGGTGCCCCGGATTTGGCATTACATCCGAGTCTGGCGCACAGTTTTCTTAGGCAATTGGGGCAGACCCTTGGGCGACCGGCGGGGATTTTGGTTCTCTCTGCCCACTGGTTGACCTTGGTACCCACCGTGAGTAGGGCAGTGCAAATGGCCACCATCCACGATTTTGGTGGGTTTGCCCCAGCGTTGTATCAGTTTCAGTACCCGGCTCCTGGTGCCCCGGACTTGGCAGAGCGGGTGCAAACCCTGTTAAATGTGCAAGGGGTTTCGACTACCTCCCATCTGACCCGGGGGTTAGATCATGGTGCCTGGTCACCCCTGATGCTGATGTACCCTCAGGCAGACATTCCTGTGACCCAATTAGCAATTCAGCCCCGGTTATCCCCGACCTATCATTGGCAAATCGGGCGGGCTTTAGCTCCTTTGCGGGACGCAGGGATATTGATTCTGGGCAGTGGTGCGCTCACCCACAACCTATCTCATTTTGGCACCTACCCTTTGGATGCCCCCCCGGTGACTTGGGCGCAACAATTTGACGATTGGGTGTACGAGCAGTTGATGGATCGCCAAGTTCAGTCTTTGCTGGATTATGGGCAATTGGCACCCCATGCGCAACACAACCACCCCAGCCCAGAACATTTACTGCCTTTGTTTGTGGCTTTAGGGGCGGGGGGGAATGACCCAGAAATTAAACCCTTACATCGCAGTTTCACCTATGGGGTTTTTAGCATGGCTTCCTACAGTTTTAGTTGA
- a CDS encoding nucleotidyltransferase family protein, protein MYTLQRVKAKIFIDYERIVAACQKWKIIEFALFGSVLRDNFQPDKSDIDVLVVFHLEAHWTLFDLVDIENDFKSIFG, encoded by the coding sequence ATGTACACACTACAAAGGGTAAAGGCTAAAATTTTTATTGATTATGAACGGATTGTAGCGGCGTGTCAAAAATGGAAAATCATAGAATTTGCTCTTTTTGGTTCTGTATTAAGGGATAATTTTCAACCGGATAAAAGCGACATTGATGTATTAGTAGTCTTTCATTTAGAAGCGCACTGGACATTATTTGATCTTGTTGATATTGAAAATGATTTCAAGAGCATTTTTGG
- a CDS encoding glutathione S-transferase family protein, with protein MIKLYGHELSGNSYKVRLFLEILQISYEWINVDLMQSAHKSPTYLAINPFGQVPTLVDGELQLGDAQAILVYLARQYGGDGWLPREPVALAQVIRWLSITAGEVRQGPESARLYHLFGVTSINIERAYQRSQFILTQLDQHLKTHSWLEMAHPTIADIAIFPYVALARDGQVNLDDYPHILTWIERVKQLPNFTPMTGI; from the coding sequence ATGATCAAGTTGTACGGTCACGAACTTTCTGGTAATAGTTACAAAGTGCGTTTGTTCTTAGAAATTTTGCAAATTTCCTACGAATGGATTAACGTTGATCTGATGCAATCTGCCCACAAATCCCCCACTTATCTAGCCATCAATCCCTTTGGTCAGGTACCCACATTAGTGGATGGGGAATTACAGCTAGGCGATGCTCAAGCAATTTTAGTCTATTTAGCCCGCCAGTATGGTGGGGATGGGTGGTTGCCCAGAGAACCCGTCGCTTTAGCCCAAGTGATCCGTTGGTTATCCATCACGGCAGGAGAGGTGCGTCAGGGGCCAGAAAGTGCCCGTTTGTACCATTTATTCGGCGTAACGAGTATTAACATCGAACGTGCCTACCAACGCTCACAGTTTATTCTCACCCAACTTGATCAGCATCTAAAAACCCATTCTTGGTTGGAGATGGCACATCCTACTATTGCCGATATTGCCATCTTTCCCTACGTGGCGTTGGCGCGGGATGGTCAGGTAAACTTGGATGATTACCCCCACATTTTAACCTGGATTGAACGGGTGAAACAACTTCCAAATTTTACGCCCATGACGGGGATTTAA
- a CDS encoding NADPH-dependent F420 reductase, with the protein MAKIGVLGTGRMGVRLAQMFAQVGHSVTLGSRTPQRAEQIAEALGLSNLRAGEYREAAQAEVIVPAMFLRDGMLDILEPLRQDFDHKVYLDISNPFNDTYTDFILPWDTSGAEHIQHRFPKTRVVGAFKNVWWEVFDAPYFGETLSDVFVVSDDEEAKRIILDLGKNTPFCYIDAGRLCNARTIERMTLLSGELGLRYGYFPRMNYKFLGETWKVGKQDRLGHLLAQ; encoded by the coding sequence ATGGCTAAGATCGGTGTTTTAGGCACGGGACGAATGGGGGTACGGTTGGCGCAGATGTTTGCCCAGGTCGGGCATTCGGTGACTTTGGGTTCTCGCACACCCCAACGGGCGGAGCAGATTGCCGAGGCATTGGGTTTATCCAACCTCAGGGCAGGGGAATATCGGGAGGCGGCTCAGGCAGAGGTGATTGTTCCGGCGATGTTTTTGCGCGATGGGATGTTGGACATCCTCGAACCGTTGCGCCAGGATTTTGACCACAAGGTGTATCTGGACATTTCTAACCCGTTCAATGACACCTACACGGATTTTATTTTGCCCTGGGATACCAGTGGGGCGGAGCATATTCAGCATCGGTTCCCCAAAACTCGGGTGGTGGGAGCGTTCAAAAATGTCTGGTGGGAAGTGTTTGATGCCCCCTATTTTGGCGAAACCCTCAGCGATGTCTTTGTGGTCAGTGATGACGAGGAAGCCAAAAGAATAATCTTAGATTTGGGGAAAAATACGCCCTTTTGTTACATAGATGCGGGACGTTTATGCAATGCCCGGACGATTGAACGCATGACCCTTTTAAGTGGGGAATTGGGGTTACGTTATGGGTATTTTCCTCGGATGAACTACAAATTTTTGGGGGAAACCTGGAAGGTGGGGAAACAGGATCGTTTGGGGCATTTATTGGCTCAGTAA
- a CDS encoding DUF433 domain-containing protein, with the protein MNRQDLLSRISINPHICFGKPCIKGHRIWVSLILDFLASGMSIPELLEDYPQLEAQDIYACIAYGAEMSRERYVDIPMEKLM; encoded by the coding sequence GTGAATCGGCAGGATTTACTCTCTCGAATTTCGATCAACCCCCATATTTGCTTTGGTAAGCCTTGTATTAAGGGACATCGCATTTGGGTTTCGCTCATTCTGGATTTTCTTGCTAGTGGTATGAGCATTCCAGAGTTGTTAGAAGACTATCCCCAGTTAGAAGCCCAAGATATTTATGCCTGTATTGCTTATGGGGCTGAAATGTCCCGCGAACGGTATGTTGATATTCCGATGGAGAAGCTCATGTGA
- a CDS encoding glutathione S-transferase family protein has protein sequence MALGQLVNGVWQKDWTEHNEQGQFQRMSTQFRDWITAPDTSGFPAESGRYHLYVSLGCPWAHRTVLLRTLKGLESVIGLSIVNPVISEYGWQFSSYSGCTLDEVNHCDYLWQVYVKAQPSYTGRVTVPVLWDKQTQTIVNNESRQIIQMLNGEFNQFATYPERDFYPQPLRTQIDATLDAIYQPINNGVYRAGFATVQTAYEQAVKELFVALDYWEQILAQQPYLCGHEITLVDWCLFTTLFRFDLAYHGLFKCNIKRLVDYPNLWRYLRVLYQQPGVKEVCSPDHVKRLYYAGLLELNPNQIIPIGPVLDYSL, from the coding sequence ATGGCACTGGGACAATTGGTGAATGGTGTCTGGCAAAAAGACTGGACAGAACATAACGAGCAGGGGCAGTTTCAACGGATGTCAACCCAATTTCGGGATTGGATTACCGCCCCAGACACCAGCGGTTTTCCGGCAGAATCGGGGCGTTATCATCTCTACGTTTCCCTGGGGTGTCCTTGGGCGCATCGCACTGTATTACTGCGTACTTTGAAAGGGTTAGAATCAGTTATCGGTTTATCTATTGTTAACCCAGTGATTAGTGAATATGGCTGGCAATTTTCCTCCTATTCGGGGTGTACTTTAGATGAAGTAAATCACTGTGATTATCTCTGGCAGGTTTATGTGAAGGCTCAACCTAGTTATACTGGACGGGTCACGGTTCCAGTGCTGTGGGACAAGCAAACACAAACGATTGTCAACAATGAATCTCGGCAAATTATCCAGATGTTGAATGGGGAATTTAATCAATTTGCTACTTACCCGGAGCGAGATTTTTATCCCCAGCCTTTGCGAACCCAAATTGATGCCACTTTAGATGCCATTTACCAACCCATCAATAATGGGGTCTATCGGGCGGGATTTGCCACGGTACAAACGGCTTACGAACAGGCGGTCAAAGAACTTTTTGTTGCCCTAGACTATTGGGAGCAAATTCTAGCTCAACAGCCCTATTTATGTGGGCATGAAATTACTTTGGTGGACTGGTGTTTATTCACCACGTTATTTCGTTTTGATTTGGCCTATCATGGGTTGTTTAAGTGCAATATCAAACGCTTGGTAGATTACCCGAATTTATGGCGTTATTTGCGGGTACTTTATCAACAACCGGGGGTCAAGGAAGTATGCAGTCCTGACCATGTTAAGCGTTTGTATTACGCAGGTTTACTTGAACTCAATCCTAATCAAATTATCCCGATAGGGCCGGTACTGGATTATTCCTTGTAG